The following nucleotide sequence is from Mangifera indica cultivar Alphonso chromosome 17, CATAS_Mindica_2.1, whole genome shotgun sequence.
gtattttgtttcctttccaTGAGCTATGCTCAGATTCAATGCTATGCTTGCTAGGCCTCTAAGATCGGCCGTCTTGCTGAGAGGATAAGATCTTAATGATGACATGCATACTTCAACATAAATGGTGTTGTTACATGCGAAGGAAACTAAATCTTGTTGCTGATTCAGCTGCCTTGTTGATGTACCCAGAAGAACAAACGAACTCAATAAACAAAAACTGGCTATAATGTTGAGAGCCCTGGATGAAGCCATCTATATGAAATGAATTGTGTTTAAACATAAgcaaattttatataatgaaaatgatttggtttttggtttttattttgttttgaaatggTATCTAATCACCTGTTTAAGCCAAGACATAAATCTCTCCACTTTTTTGGGTCATTGGCATTTAGATTCTAGCTCTTATCAATGTTTACAAGGATATGATTTAAACAGATTAAGATTTGAACATGTCAAAATGGACAAATTGGCTGAGGAAACCTAGAGACTAGCCTGCTGATTAAGCAAATATGAAAAATGGAGTAAAATATGTAAGGATAAAAAAGGCCTATGTTAGGCACTTGACAAATGGCAACCCATGCAAGAGGTGGAacactaataaatttttaatatttttagctaaatgacatttttacccttaacccgaacaataaattttaacagaaaagtTGATATtcgagtttttgaaagttaccttgtgagagtttgagatttcaccaaaccttgggttaagtcttttggccggaaaaaaaaaaagcatatgtTAAGCACTTGACAAATGGCAACCCATGCAAACGGTGGAACATTAATAAATtcttgagtaatattatatgtgtcatcatgtgattaagtgttattttatccataattcaaaatcattcaatcatatagtgatacatagatttttaatatttttgctaaataacatttttatccttaaccatACATAATggtgaattttaataaaaagttagtattcgagtttttgaaagttaacttgtgagaatttgagattttaccaaaccttgggttaaatctttttgccaaaaaaaaaaaacatatgttAGGCACTTGACAAACAACAACCCATGTAACAGGTGGAGcactaataaatttttgaacaatattatatattcacaCTTTTGATTACATAATTTGATATGTAgtatcaatcatataattagatattattttattttaattcaaaatcattcaattatataataatatattattaatattactaattttcacttaaaaatatatatatatatatagttgtgcCATAAATTTTGTTCGGCTGTGTCTTTTTTCACTTGAACTTGtttgttttttcagttttgactCAGTCGCCTTTAGTTTCTAGTTATAAATggaaattataaaatcatgatGGCATTtgtattaggccaaaagacttattctcaccaaaGATTTAGACAAACTCTCAAAATttcttctattaaattttaaaaactcaaacaattACTTATAATTCagcttttgttaaaattttttattaataataaggatgaaattatcatttaaccagtaatattaaaaaaataaaattttattctattttcatcatttaattttaaaaaataaaaatttttcctgaaacttaagttttgaaaaattgtctGTTCTACCCTAGGgtttacatatatacatatatacatgtgtgtgtatgtatgtatatatatatatatgtatttcagGAAATGACACTCATATACTTATTCAGTACTTGTTGAATGTTTACAAAGAATATTgaggaaaaaaattgatatttgtaattattgaCACTAAGTATGTTGGGTTAATATTTCTTTGATTGTAAGAGCAGTTTAAAATGAAGCACATTCATACGGTTGGATGTCCATTAACAAAATACATATTCTATGGTGTTGCTCATATTTGCATTTGCACCAATATTAAAAGTCTACATTTACCATAatgatattatcaaagtaatgtATTAGCATGATTATATAAAGAGCTAGAGGTGTTCTCCTTAATCTTCCACTAGAGGGGTAATTGAGCAAGACTTTAGGTAGAGCTCAAGCTCTATCGATGAAATCTCGGTTTGTGTTTGagataaatttgattgactTGTGCttcatttgaaatatcatatttaaGCTGTTTGATTTTcaagttatttatttaaatatcaaaacttatatatttatcgattattctttatatttaaagtttagaaataaaaatttatagattgaagtttaagatataaaatttttctacgcttattaatattttactcgAATAAAGTCGTAAGCTCAGTGAGTTAACTATATTTTACTCGATAAGATTGTTTCttatttgggatttttttttttttggacttaTAAACTCGTTCGTGTGATATCTATCTCGTAATTGTTTATAACTTCTACAATTCAACATCCGCAAATTTAACTAAAGAGAAGTTTTGATCGCAAAACATCTGACAACAACAATTGAACCCAAAACTGCAACATGTAAAATCAGATCATGTATTAATTtgttcatattatattttaaacttaGAAAGATGTATAAAAGTTACAAATGAcattaatgaatattattattctttcatttaaatcaatttaattaatttccttttcCTTTGTATATCCTATGCACATTATAAACCCCCATCAGACATTACACTGGCATCCGACAACCACTGGCTCCCCTGAATGAAAGACTCCACAGAAAATTTCACCGCCACTGCTTCTGTGATACTCGGCCGAACACCGGCCCATTTCACACGCCTATCTGTTACTGATCCAGCCCCAGAATTTTGATACTCTGCGTAAAAAATTGTGCTTGGTGGGTCGACACCATCGGTCCATTGAGCCCATCCTTTTGGGTCAATAAATCCTCCGATGTCCGACTTCATAAAAACAGTGGTGGCATAATTCTTCCAGGGCCTACCGAGGTACGTGGTGGCTGTTAGATTATCGAAGGGAGTAATCTGAGAGTGTTGGATTGATATGCCGGTGTTCTGATTTGGGTCGGTCTTACTTTGCGCGGTGATGGTGTTGAACTGGTTGGACATGGGCTGTCTGGGCTGGATGCTACAGTTTTGAAAAACAACCGCCGCGTTTCCGCAAATGAAATCTATGGTGCCGATGATTCGGGACTCGCTATAAAATTGGCGATTGGAGTGTGTGTAGAGAGTGTCCTGATGGGCTTCAAACGAGCATCTGTAGAAAACTGATTTGTCTGAGGATGAAAGCAAGGCCACTGCTTGGTGCTTTTCTGGGCCTGCTGTGTTTCTAAAGCCCATATCTCTTGCTATAAATCCCCTGCCTGCAGCAACTGTTCattcagggaaaaaaaaaaactttgttaaTCACCGCACTAATCTTCTTCTCAATTATTACTTAAATCTAGAAttaaccctaaaacaaaaacagaatttgattaaacaataaaactacgtgctaaaataatgatgtatcataataacaatttcagtttgattgaaattgataatttaaatttatgactcattaacaaaacgatattattttatctaaataatatataaaactgttgattcaaactatgaatttgtATCAAATCAAACAACGAATTGGAATCAAATCAAGTTAtatttcaaatcgaattcagGTTAAACCAAAATGAACACCTcctaatttgagtttagttaaatttaaaaaacaatttaaatttttttccgcAAATTCACATCTtacgaatttaaactaaattaaaccaaGTCTAGCGTGTTAAAACCAAAACGGCTCGGATAGGATCAGTTCCAGCCCTAAATGTAGTTTTCACAGAAGACATGAGTGGTTACTTACTAAAAGTGGCCGTGAAGAAGGTCGGAGTCCCGTCGATTTTATTCAAGCTCCCGGAAACAATCGTCTTGTTCATTCCATCACCGTAAAACATCACATTCCAAAAATCCTTTTTGATATTCACATTCTCTTCATACAGGCCTTCCTTAACGTAAACAACAAACCTCGACTTACTCTTCTTGGGAATCAATTTTATGGCCTCATTTATGCTCTCGAAATCCCCACTTCCGTCCTTCGCCACTGTTACATCCGCTATAGGATTCTCCTCCTGGAGTAATTTTCGGTACCCTTTTCTGATCCATTCCGGAAAATCATCATTCAAATTGCcatgtttataattttctttaactGTTAACAATTTCCGATTATTCGGTGTTTGCACATGATACAGAAGGATTGTCAAAATGTTTGAGGCAATCGCCAAGCTGTTGCTGGTGGCTTCAGTAGAGTTGCGGATAGCAAATTTCATGTGTTGGAGAAGAATCGTGTTGTTTGTGACTTCGTTTATGCCGTCCAAGCATGTTTCTTGATCGGTGATTGCTGTGCTCAGCCAGGTTCTGATGTCGTTGATTGTCTTTCCGGCCATCTGCCCCTCTTGCGACGAGGTAATGGAATCATTTATATGATCAATGGCGTCCTGAAATAAGAATTTACAGTCATCTAAAGCAGCTTGCACGGCCGGATCACTGGTAATATTGCTGTAAGACTCAGCGAACACGACGTCGTTAGGCAAAGATAAAAGTTTTGTCAGTTCGTTGACCGCAACTTGCATTGAGAGCTCGAACAATTTTTCCGGATTCGACCTCGAATCAGTAACGTTCGAGGAGCTCTTGAGGGATGCGATGCTGGAGAGACACGACTCAGGATACTGAGTAACATTGCACATCGCTGTGAGAGATTCCGATGAGTAGGTTCGCGGTTGAGTGCCTTTCGATTTCGTTTTTCCGGTCAATGTGCCCACCAGAGCCCCGACGGTTGTTGTGATCAAGATAACGGCGGAGATGGTGATGATGATCAAACTATTGCGGGTTCTTCTGCGATATTCTTGCTCTTGCAGCTCATCAACTTTACTGTAGCTCTTGAACGAGCTGATTGTCTCCATGGCTATCTTTTCTTTGTTGTCAGGTTGAAAACTTAAACTTTATATATACGGCCATTGATATGGAGCTTTGAGGTTATCCTGGGTCGgccattaatttataaaattcaaattctatacgttgaaatactttagagTGACAATACTAAGGAAATCGATCgcagatcttgaaaatacgaatcaatatatcctaaaatggttaaatttgaaaaaacggaactgaaattcgaattatatacgttgaaataccttaaagtgacgatactcagaaaatcgttcggaaatcttgaaaatacgaatcgatatatcctaaaatggtgaaattcgaaaaaacggaactgaaattcgaattctatacgttgaaatacctaaaagtgacgatattcggaaaatcgttcggagatcttgaaaatacgaatcgatataacctaaaatggtgaaattcaaaaaaacggaactgaatttcgaattctatacgttgaaataccttaaagtgacgatactcagaaaatcgttcggagatcttgaaaatacgaatcgatataacctaaaatggtgaaattcgaaaaaacggaactgaatttcgaattctatacgttgaaataccttaaagtgacgatactcagaaaatggttcgaaaatcttgaaaatacgaatcgatatatcctaaaatggtgaaatttgaaaaaacggaactgaaattcgaattctatatattgaaataccttaaagtgacgatattcAGAAAAtagttcggagatcttgaaaatacgaattgatataccctaaaatggtgaaattcgaaaaaacggaactgatattcgaattctatacgttgaaatacctaaaagtgacgatattcagaaaatcattcggagatcttgaaaatacgaattgatataccctaaaatggtgaaattcgaaaaaacgtaactgaaattcaaattctatacgttgaaataccttaaagtgacgattctcagaaaatggttcgggaagcgtgaaaatatgaattgatatatcctaaaatggtgaaattcgaaaaacgaaaataaaattcgaattctatacgttgaaatacctaaaagtgacgatactcgggaaatcgttcggagatcgtgaaaatacgaatcgtatatgctaaaatggtgaaattcgaaaaaacggaactgaaattcgaattctatacgttgaaatacctaaaagtgacgatactcggaaaatcgttcggagatcgtgaaaatacgattcgatatatcctaaaatggtgaaattctaaaaaacaggactaaaattcgaattctatacgttgaaatacctatgaattTCGCTAAcggaaaaatcatttgaaaaattgaaaaaaacgaatcgatatatcctataaacgaaaaaatctaaatattaagtttaaataacgtcgttacatcgtaagttgtgtcaaaaagcatcaaaatttgaaaactcgaatttgaaatttgaaaaacagatatacaaaaacctaaaacaaaaaaaacggatataaaattcgaaagcTACACGGTTAGAAAACGTAGATAAGAAAATCTTCAATTtaacccctcatgaaaattctttaataaaaaaagtccACTGTTATATGCCAAATTTCCTAAAACCCCCTGTGCTGTAACGAAACTCATCCGGCtccccaaggttttaaaaaaccaaCTTCAGCCCCAACTAAACAAGGAAAATTCGCTGCCGTGGGAAAACTCGTgctgccgtgggaaacgccgttcccacggcagactgccgattcATTTGGCAGCGATTTTCGACCcaattttggtcgttttgacctccaattttcacataaatcaaaggtaaacattgtataacatcaaagccctcaatcaattcaaccaaaacaaccaaaaatcgaaagattttaagcaatattcaaaCGTAAACCCTaacatttcaaaaccaaaattctcaatcaaatctcaattatttcagcaataacttgatccaaacaatattacgggagatatactaaccttctttgccatttgcggttgccgggaagcttcaaaatcgacggaaatgagaTCGCCGTGGAATTGCCGTGGGAGGTGGAATGCTTTTggaattttcgtggaaatgAACGCAACTTGCCGTGGgaggaaatgaaattttgctgtGCTTATAAGGGGGGGCATTTTCGTAATTGCGCTTTTCCCACACCAACTTGggaaatatcataaaaacccgacgtgggatAAATAGTTCCCCGAAaacccaatgttttaaaaaagccattTCACACCCCCAAAAACCCATTGTCCATTTAGCTGCCGTGGGAGAAAtctcttgccgtgggaaacttCGTTCGgccgatccattcggcagcattttcggccaatttttggtcgtttcgacctccgattttcacataaatcaaatctacacattttataacataaaacccctcaatcaattcaacgaaaacaaccaaaaatcgaaacattttaagcattattcaacccgtaaaccctaaaatttcaaacctaaaattctcagttaaatctcaataatatcagcaataacttgatccaaagaagattacgggagatatactaaccttatttgccattttcggttgccggaacgaaagaaaatcggcggaaatgacgctcgccgtgggattgccgtgggagaTGGGAAACTTTGGAATATTCTTGCCGTTGTACAGTGAAAATTAGTTAACTTtatatatgggggtattttcgtcatttcacaaaacatgggcatttttgcttaaacctaaattttttgggcaatttcgctttgacccctttaattttatctatttttaataatttcccttattaaTATTAGACCGAGCCGTCACGGAACTTTTTACATTGATTTCtgagagaataaaaataaaaatttaggacCTTGCATGATGCAAAGTTAGAATTAAAAAGGATTTTGTAATTAGGTAAATCACATCTTACCCCCTCAAGGTTTGGCCAAAAACAATTTCCATCCATAGTtagcataaataacattttcttgtgtaaaatcaatttttcttatAGAGAACAAAtagtataaagataaaataataattatatcatccattaattttgaaaaaatatatcaattttaatcaaacccaaaatattttaaatatagcaatttaaccctaaaaaaatttgttgtagtTTGTTCAATTTTTAGGGATGCAATATCATTTCTAAAACTATTAGgggaaaaaatatttcaaaaaatttttaaaaacccaaacttTGTCTAAATTTccaataactttttaaaatttcaagaataccccaaaatttttaaaaaatatagtttacctcccaatatacaattatatgacGAAGACACCTATAATTTAGagggaagagaaagaaaatgtgaGAATGAAATGAATGAGAAATAAGATCTTATATAATCTacatttttaaaagattatatttaatttttgttaatttaaagttatatgataattttaaaaaataaaaacagtatagaaaaataataattttattttatcattaaaagagtttaattttgtgTAGAAAAATGTTTTAAGGGCAAACagtgggtgggaaaatgtaattcactttgtaattaaaaattttcagtgTTTTCCAACCTTACGTAGTGTGAGGTATTGACTGATTCAAGCCATGGACCATTTCTCCACTGGAAATCATTTGGTTGTAACATTATCATTATTCTAAGTTTTGTTTGAagatgattaaattaaattaatagaaggGTTCTTGATGAGGTAGACACTTCAGGAAGT
It contains:
- the LOC123200409 gene encoding pectinesterase 3-like, with the translated sequence METISSFKSYSKVDELQEQEYRRRTRNSLIIITISAVILITTTVGALVGTLTGKTKSKGTQPRTYSSESLTAMCNVTQYPESCLSSIASLKSSSNVTDSRSNPEKLFELSMQVAVNELTKLLSLPNDVVFAESYSNITSDPAVQAALDDCKFLFQDAIDHINDSITSSQEGQMAGKTINDIRTWLSTAITDQETCLDGINEVTNNTILLQHMKFAIRNSTEATSNSLAIASNILTILLYHVQTPNNRKLLTVKENYKHGNLNDDFPEWIRKGYRKLLQEENPIADVTVAKDGSGDFESINEAIKLIPKKSKSRFVVYVKEGLYEENVNIKKDFWNVMFYGDGMNKTIVSGSLNKIDGTPTFFTATFIAAGRGFIARDMGFRNTAGPEKHQAVALLSSSDKSVFYRCSFEAHQDTLYTHSNRQFYSESRIIGTIDFICGNAAVVFQNCSIQPRQPMSNQFNTITAQSKTDPNQNTGISIQHSQITPFDNLTATTYLGRPWKNYATTVFMKSDIGGFIDPKGWAQWTDGVDPPSTIFYAEYQNSGAGSVTDRRVKWAGVRPSITEAVAVKFSVESFIQGSQWLSDASVMSDGGL